In one window of Nodosilinea sp. PGN35 DNA:
- a CDS encoding MFS transporter produces the protein MRTFAIIWFGQLASTIGTYMTEFALTLWAWEATGSATALALMGFFSQLPRIPITLFAGLIVDAPAETLRRRFNRKHLMMLGDAVAALSTVGIALLFATGNLQIWHLYLATTLNGGFGQIQGLAYQTSISSLVPPAQLTRANSMNSAIHYGAAIFGPALAGVLYPLIGLLGIVGIDLAGFGVAIATLLTRSIPQPPPPANHDIETLRAKLTFGFRAVWRQPSLRALLLVSTLFWFFHDLGGAIYDPMILARSGGSAQVLASTATAAGLGGVTGAIALSLWGGPKHRVSGMLAGFIGAGLSKTVFGLGRSPQVWVPAQFCSSLNFPLLGSSETAIWMTQIAPAQQGRVFAANALVLHVVSAGAALIAGPLAERILEPALVPTEYLADILGPVVGTGPGAGMALLFVGCALAMAGVGLGGYWLADLSRAEAPR, from the coding sequence GTGCGTACTTTTGCAATTATCTGGTTTGGCCAACTGGCTTCGACCATCGGCACCTACATGACCGAATTTGCCCTCACCCTCTGGGCCTGGGAGGCAACCGGATCGGCCACCGCCCTAGCGCTGATGGGGTTCTTTTCTCAGCTGCCTCGCATCCCCATTACGCTTTTCGCCGGGCTGATTGTCGATGCTCCTGCGGAGACGCTACGCAGACGCTTTAACCGCAAACACCTGATGATGCTCGGGGATGCCGTCGCTGCCCTCTCCACCGTTGGCATTGCCCTCCTCTTTGCAACGGGCAACCTGCAAATTTGGCATTTGTACCTGGCCACCACGCTCAACGGCGGCTTTGGGCAAATTCAAGGTCTGGCCTATCAGACCTCCATCTCTAGCCTGGTGCCGCCCGCTCAGCTCACGCGGGCCAACAGCATGAATTCAGCTATTCACTACGGGGCGGCGATTTTTGGCCCGGCCCTGGCCGGGGTGCTCTACCCGCTAATCGGGCTGCTGGGCATTGTCGGCATTGACCTGGCAGGTTTTGGGGTGGCGATCGCCACCCTTCTGACCCGATCCATTCCCCAGCCCCCGCCACCCGCCAACCACGACATCGAAACGCTGCGGGCCAAGCTCACCTTTGGCTTTCGCGCAGTGTGGCGACAGCCCAGCCTGCGGGCCTTGCTGCTGGTGAGCACCCTGTTCTGGTTTTTCCACGACCTGGGCGGTGCCATCTACGACCCGATGATTTTGGCCCGCTCCGGCGGCAGCGCCCAGGTGTTGGCCAGCACCGCCACGGCGGCGGGTCTTGGCGGTGTCACTGGGGCGATCGCGCTCAGCCTCTGGGGCGGCCCCAAGCACAGGGTGAGCGGCATGCTGGCCGGATTCATCGGCGCAGGGCTGAGTAAGACGGTGTTTGGCCTGGGGCGATCGCCCCAAGTCTGGGTACCAGCCCAGTTTTGCTCGTCGCTCAACTTTCCGCTGCTGGGCAGCTCCGAAACCGCGATCTGGATGACCCAAATCGCCCCCGCGCAGCAGGGTCGCGTCTTTGCCGCCAACGCCCTGGTGCTGCATGTGGTGAGTGCCGGGGCTGCGCTAATTGCTGGCCCCCTAGCCGAGCGCATCCTAGAGCCAGCTCTGGTTCCTACTGAATATTTAGCCGACATCCTTGGCCCCGTGGTGGGTACCGGGCCTGGCGCAGGGATGGCGCTGCTCTTTGTGGGCTGTGCGCTGGCCATGGCGGGCGTAGGCCTGGGCGGCTACTGGTTAGCAGATCTCAGCAGGGCTGAAGCGCCCCGTTGA
- a CDS encoding AraC family transcriptional regulator: protein MGLNLTNQEVDTICQAADRLCPPATSIDRLEAIHMVPSPLGHGYNRTMELSPGLELAIFNETYHREVTFRGVEHRHLVQFMVHLSGAVDSGDFLYQDATQSYIGGSGIQPAVSNFHLANQPEVGVDIHMQPHLLHQLFASPGGELPAELQPLVRGDDWQRVFSPKTTEAMRGVVQQILDCPFLGVTKRLYLQGKVFELMALQLDGMIAKDPAEPTPSLKADTLARVHYAAEILRSHLDSPPLQTELAQRVGMSDRTLRRGFQAVFGTTVLGYLTEQRLLWAEQLLRQGHTVAEVVHRCGYSNQGHFAAAFKRKFGITPKQCAMGRKTVNG, encoded by the coding sequence ATGGGACTTAATTTGACCAATCAAGAGGTAGATACCATTTGTCAGGCCGCAGATCGGCTGTGCCCGCCCGCCACCTCCATTGATCGCCTGGAGGCCATCCATATGGTGCCATCGCCATTGGGCCATGGCTACAACCGCACTATGGAGCTAAGCCCAGGCTTAGAGCTGGCGATCTTCAACGAAACCTACCACCGGGAGGTCACCTTCCGGGGGGTAGAGCATCGGCACCTGGTGCAATTTATGGTTCATCTGTCGGGAGCGGTTGACAGCGGCGATTTTCTCTACCAGGATGCCACCCAGAGCTACATTGGCGGCAGCGGTATTCAACCGGCGGTTAGCAACTTTCACCTCGCCAATCAGCCGGAGGTGGGGGTAGACATTCACATGCAGCCGCACCTGCTGCACCAGTTGTTTGCCAGCCCCGGCGGCGAACTGCCCGCCGAACTGCAACCCCTGGTGCGGGGGGACGACTGGCAGCGGGTCTTTTCGCCCAAGACCACCGAGGCAATGCGGGGGGTAGTGCAGCAGATTCTCGACTGTCCGTTTTTGGGGGTGACCAAGCGGCTGTACTTGCAGGGTAAGGTGTTTGAGCTGATGGCGCTACAGCTTGACGGCATGATCGCCAAAGACCCGGCAGAACCTACCCCCTCGCTGAAGGCCGATACCCTGGCCCGCGTCCACTACGCGGCAGAAATTCTGCGATCGCACCTCGACTCTCCTCCCTTGCAGACCGAGCTGGCCCAGCGGGTCGGCATGAGCGATCGCACCCTCCGACGGGGTTTTCAGGCCGTCTTTGGCACCACGGTGCTGGGCTACCTCACCGAGCAGCGCTTGCTGTGGGCCGAGCAGCTCTTGCGGCAGGGCCACACCGTGGCGGAGGTGGTGCACCGCTGCGGCTACAGCAACCAGGGGCACTTTGCCGCTGCCTTTAAGCGCAAATTTGGCATTACGCCCAAGCAGTGCGCCATGGGGCGGAAAACGGTGAATGGCTAG